In the genome of Deinococcus sp. YIM 77859, one region contains:
- the merB gene encoding organomercurial lyase, whose amino-acid sequence MTTSLPTDLLKALTTNQNLSRTRLLQEAVSFKPTRHRVRTASGSTLYTHCTLDTLLLPLVLEEDVEVETVPPGEAQPLVFNVKSGQVTGSEGVLISVPVRVDSGPVQQSFCPYSNAFPDRAAYEAWAAQSPVPTVGVSLSEAQQLAETLVAQLDAEDANAPLGCC is encoded by the coding sequence ATGACCACTTCACTGCCGACGGACCTTCTCAAGGCCCTCACCACCAACCAGAACCTGTCCCGCACGCGCCTGCTGCAAGAAGCCGTATCGTTCAAGCCCACCCGGCACCGCGTCCGCACCGCCAGCGGGTCCACCCTGTATACCCACTGCACCCTCGACACGCTGCTGCTCCCCCTCGTGCTGGAGGAGGACGTTGAGGTGGAAACGGTGCCGCCGGGCGAGGCGCAGCCCCTCGTATTCAACGTAAAAAGCGGGCAGGTCACCGGCTCGGAAGGCGTGCTCATCTCCGTCCCGGTGCGTGTTGACTCCGGCCCGGTGCAGCAGAGTTTCTGCCCGTACTCCAATGCCTTCCCGGACCGCGCGGCGTACGAGGCGTGGGCGGCGCAGTCCCCAGTGCCCACCGTGGGCGTGAGTCTGAGCGAAGCCCAACAATTGGCGGAAACCCTCGTCGCGCAACTTGACGCCGAGGACGCGAATGCCCCCCTCGGTTGCTGCTGA
- a CDS encoding cytochrome c biogenesis protein CcdA produces the protein MIALLTYAFMAGTVAALNPCGFAMLPAVISRFVTRPTGRTPLLDGLALGVLLTLGTLTTFSVLGLVISVFGTGLARIVPYLNLVLGVLLLVLAVRTFTGRALALHVPGLRAPEGKRLSEYYPYGVAYGMASLGCTLPVFLMIVGSSASRTPLERMGMFTAYGAGMGAVLLTVSLASAFGKEAVIRGLRNAGRYVDFVGGVGLLLAGAYMVYSQTRFIEQFVTGNTTFLPYVIGLAALLITAVTARVLYARELNVTHAPGGEA, from the coding sequence GTGATCGCCCTGCTCACGTACGCGTTCATGGCCGGCACTGTCGCCGCACTCAATCCCTGCGGGTTCGCGATGCTGCCCGCCGTGATCTCCCGCTTCGTCACCCGGCCGACCGGCCGAACCCCCCTGCTCGACGGCTTGGCCTTGGGCGTGCTGCTGACCCTGGGTACTCTTACCACCTTCAGCGTGCTGGGCCTGGTCATCAGCGTGTTCGGCACCGGCCTGGCCCGGATCGTCCCGTACCTGAACCTGGTGCTGGGCGTGCTCCTGCTGGTGCTGGCTGTGCGCACCTTCACCGGCCGCGCCCTGGCCCTCCACGTTCCCGGCCTGCGTGCTCCGGAAGGCAAACGCCTGTCCGAATACTACCCCTACGGCGTGGCATACGGAATGGCGAGCCTGGGTTGCACCCTCCCGGTGTTCCTGATGATTGTTGGGAGTTCCGCCAGTCGCACGCCCCTCGAACGCATGGGGATGTTCACCGCCTACGGCGCAGGAATGGGCGCGGTTCTGTTGACCGTCAGCCTGGCCAGCGCCTTCGGGAAGGAGGCGGTGATCCGGGGCCTGAGAAACGCGGGCCGGTACGTGGACTTTGTGGGGGGCGTGGGTCTGCTGCTTGCCGGGGCGTACATGGTGTACTCCCAGACCCGCTTTATTGAGCAGTTCGTCACCGGGAACACCACGTTTCTCCCGTACGTGATCGGCCTCGCTGCCCTCTTGATCACGGCGGTCACCGCCCGCGTCCTGTACGCCAGGGAGCTGAACGTCACGCACGCCCCAGGAGGAGAGGCGTGA
- the merB gene encoding organomercurial lyase produces the protein MTHTHLTDRLNDLFTRREGQAPEVILRDLVSFNPTAHMVQTQSGVRFFTYCALDTLLAAWLLDENIDIDTTPPGNSQPIRITVRYEQLHAPADAVIALPDTPDAVEVRQTFCPYANAFPDRASYESWASTSPVETTALPVSEVFLIARDIVERLKYLHTLQELGSGGCC, from the coding sequence GTGACGCACACTCACCTCACTGACCGTCTGAATGACCTGTTCACCCGCCGGGAAGGACAGGCCCCCGAAGTGATCCTGCGGGACCTGGTGTCGTTCAACCCCACCGCGCACATGGTGCAGACGCAAAGTGGCGTCCGGTTCTTCACGTACTGCGCGCTGGACACTCTACTCGCCGCGTGGCTGCTGGACGAGAACATCGACATCGACACTACCCCTCCCGGGAACAGCCAGCCCATCCGCATCACCGTCCGCTACGAACAGCTTCACGCGCCCGCGGACGCCGTAATCGCCCTGCCTGACACGCCCGACGCCGTGGAGGTGCGCCAGACCTTCTGCCCGTACGCCAACGCCTTTCCCGACCGCGCGTCGTACGAATCCTGGGCGAGCACCTCACCCGTCGAGACGACCGCGCTGCCGGTCAGTGAGGTATTCCTGATCGCACGGGACATCGTCGAACGCCTGAAGTACCTCCACACTCTTCAGGAACTCGGCAGCGGTGGGTGCTGTTAA
- a CDS encoding TlpA disulfide reductase family protein: MAAAKAGPGKFLVLIVLVTVAAVLAAALLRAQQAGATPPSVSRGAAVTATLPQLNGETFDLADYRGNVLAVNLFASWCASCWDELKGFERVSREYASKGVAVVGISVQSSPEDTRDMIDRLGLTFPVGLDPQGTVSLETLGLRGMPTTLFFDRQGRLLESFTGEISEAQLRAKLDGLL; this comes from the coding sequence ATGGCTGCTGCTAAAGCCGGGCCAGGGAAGTTCCTCGTGCTGATCGTGCTCGTCACCGTGGCCGCCGTGCTGGCCGCCGCGCTCCTGCGCGCCCAGCAGGCCGGGGCCACGCCCCCCAGTGTCTCGCGTGGGGCAGCCGTGACCGCCACCCTGCCGCAGCTCAACGGGGAGACCTTCGACCTGGCGGACTACCGCGGCAATGTGCTCGCCGTGAACCTCTTTGCGTCATGGTGCGCGTCGTGCTGGGATGAACTCAAGGGCTTCGAGCGCGTCTCCCGGGAGTACGCCAGTAAGGGTGTCGCCGTCGTCGGCATCAGCGTTCAAAGCTCCCCCGAAGACACCCGCGACATGATCGACCGGCTCGGCCTGACCTTCCCCGTAGGCCTCGACCCGCAGGGCACTGTATCCCTGGAGACCCTGGGCTTGCGGGGCATGCCCACGACGCTGTTTTTCGATCGTCAAGGCCGCCTGCTGGAGAGCTTCACCGGGGAAATCAGCGAGGCGCAACTGCGCGCGAAACTGGATGGTCTGCTGTGA